Proteins encoded by one window of Homoserinimonas aerilata:
- a CDS encoding heme/hemin ABC transporter substrate-binding protein, which translates to MFARPSIRPLVAAIASIAAIAMLAGCAGGTAGAQEPEASTPGAQSVPLAELDLLDDPLSWHGESTAMLASASITAVEESPSQTLPATVTSHDLDGDTEVTVDETSRVLGLDMSGSVAATIVGLGFADSLVGRDVSSTFAEVADLPVVTSGGHSINNESVLALRPTLVITDGTIGPIDVILQLRDAGIPVVFVDAEPGFDGVGQLARQVAAAFGAPDAGELLATALQQQIDAKVAEIAGIAPKAEGEKLRMLFLYLRGGSGIYYLFGSESGVDDIITGLGGIDVAAEIGWTGMKPMTDEAVISARPDLILVMTSGLESAGGVDQLLDTKLALAQTPAGMNRRFVDMADGQVLSFGPRTADVLDALARAVYAPAA; encoded by the coding sequence TTGTTCGCCCGCCCCAGCATCCGACCGCTCGTCGCCGCCATCGCCTCGATCGCCGCCATCGCGATGCTCGCGGGCTGCGCAGGCGGCACGGCCGGCGCCCAGGAGCCCGAGGCGAGCACGCCCGGCGCACAGTCGGTGCCGCTCGCGGAGCTCGACCTGCTCGACGACCCGCTCTCCTGGCACGGCGAATCGACCGCGATGCTCGCATCCGCATCCATCACCGCCGTCGAGGAGTCGCCCTCGCAGACGCTGCCTGCGACCGTCACCTCGCATGACCTCGACGGCGACACCGAGGTGACCGTCGACGAGACCTCCCGCGTTCTCGGCCTCGACATGTCCGGTTCGGTCGCCGCGACGATCGTCGGGCTCGGCTTCGCCGACAGCCTCGTCGGGCGCGACGTGTCGTCGACGTTCGCCGAGGTCGCGGACCTTCCCGTGGTCACCTCCGGCGGGCACTCCATCAACAACGAGTCAGTGCTCGCGCTGCGGCCGACACTCGTCATCACCGACGGCACCATCGGCCCCATCGACGTCATCCTGCAGCTGCGCGACGCCGGCATCCCCGTCGTGTTCGTCGACGCCGAACCCGGCTTCGACGGCGTCGGGCAGCTCGCCCGACAGGTTGCGGCGGCATTCGGCGCCCCCGACGCCGGCGAACTGCTCGCGACGGCGCTGCAACAGCAGATCGACGCAAAGGTCGCCGAGATCGCCGGCATCGCCCCGAAGGCGGAGGGCGAGAAGCTGCGGATGCTGTTCCTGTACCTGCGCGGCGGCAGCGGCATCTACTACCTGTTCGGCAGCGAATCGGGTGTCGACGACATCATCACGGGCCTCGGCGGCATCGATGTCGCCGCCGAGATCGGCTGGACGGGCATGAAACCGATGACCGATGAGGCCGTCATCTCGGCCCGGCCCGACCTCATCCTGGTGATGACCTCCGGGCTGGAGAGCGCCGGCGGCGTCGACCAACTACTGGACACGAAACTCGCGCTCGCGCAGACCCCGGCCGGCATGAACCGCCGCTTCGTCGACATGGCCGACGGGCAGGTGCTCAGCTTCGGGCCGCGCACCGCCGACGTGCTCGACGCGCTCGCCCGCGCCGTCTACGCGCCCGCGGCGTAG
- a CDS encoding DUF2332 domain-containing protein translates to MSPRPTAERDTAQWYRDFARQVAGVSPVYEAWADGIAGDVSIRALIDTLPEQKRQPPLVLATARLIGAAEGDYDGLAQFLRENWQQVATEAAVRPMQTNEPARCAALLPALAQIPGPIALLELGASAGLCLHPDRYSYDYNATRLDPAAGPSELLLHCDGNPPQPLRMPEIVWRAGIDLEPLDPAEPRDRDWLEALIWPGQHKRLARLRSAMTIAQADERMLVRGDAADKLDEVAGLAPDGSTLVIVTAGVLVYIPYAQRMRLVEKIRRLDASWVSLEGSAVLPDVAERLPAGSGAGRFVLALDGHPLAYAGPHGETLEPLAG, encoded by the coding sequence ATGAGCCCCCGCCCGACCGCCGAACGCGACACCGCGCAGTGGTACCGGGACTTCGCGCGACAGGTGGCCGGCGTCTCGCCTGTCTACGAGGCCTGGGCCGACGGAATCGCCGGCGACGTGAGCATCCGGGCCCTCATCGACACGCTTCCCGAACAGAAAAGACAACCACCCCTCGTGCTCGCCACAGCACGCCTCATCGGCGCGGCAGAAGGCGACTACGACGGTCTCGCCCAGTTCCTGCGCGAGAACTGGCAGCAGGTGGCGACCGAAGCTGCGGTGCGCCCCATGCAGACCAACGAGCCCGCCCGCTGCGCCGCACTGCTGCCGGCGCTCGCACAAATCCCCGGGCCGATCGCACTGCTCGAACTTGGGGCGTCAGCCGGGCTCTGCCTGCACCCCGACCGCTACAGCTACGACTACAACGCCACACGCCTCGACCCCGCCGCGGGGCCATCCGAGTTGCTCCTCCACTGCGACGGAAACCCGCCCCAACCGCTCCGGATGCCCGAAATCGTGTGGAGGGCAGGGATCGACCTCGAACCGCTCGACCCGGCAGAACCGCGCGACCGTGACTGGCTCGAAGCACTCATCTGGCCCGGGCAGCACAAACGCCTCGCCCGGCTGCGCAGCGCCATGACGATCGCGCAGGCGGACGAACGGATGCTCGTGCGCGGGGACGCCGCAGACAAACTAGACGAGGTGGCCGGCCTCGCCCCCGACGGGTCAACACTCGTCATCGTCACAGCGGGTGTACTCGTCTACATTCCCTACGCGCAGCGGATGCGACTGGTCGAGAAGATCCGCAGGCTCGACGCCTCCTGGGTGTCGCTTGAAGGCTCAGCCGTGCTGCCCGACGTGGCGGAGAGACTGCCGGCCGGAAGTGGTGCAGGGCGATTCGTGCTCGCGCTCGACGGGCATCCGCTCGCCTACGCGGGGCCGCACGGCGAGACACTCGAGCCGCTCGCGGGGTAG
- a CDS encoding DUF3048 domain-containing protein: MCPQPADTWRRARVRRSLAVWGVAAAAALAISGCEALPTPSPTPSASPDYTSTYEPPAPTELAPLRGTTVEAGSLAHASVAAKIDNHWDARPQLGLERTDIVFEELVEGGITRYVAVWHSDIPEELGPIRSIRPMDPDIASPFGGIIFYAGGQPQFVSMMRSTPVYNAIHGQGDTAAYMYRAGDRSAPHNVIVKAREFLATQPDIAAPKQQFAYSLDAASSTAAKEGSPTGTLQLAFSNGFRPAWGYDAASGRYLRFQDGAPDLDSSGAQLSATNVVTVRVPITHGTGVPKTELLGSGEAWVTTGGGTVHGSWHKAAATDAITLLGDDGIVLRLGAGNTWVELVPLEGSVEIIPPAA; encoded by the coding sequence ATGTGCCCCCAGCCGGCTGACACGTGGCGGCGCGCCCGCGTGCGCCGCAGCCTCGCGGTCTGGGGTGTCGCGGCAGCCGCAGCGCTGGCGATCAGCGGATGCGAGGCGCTGCCGACACCGTCGCCGACGCCGTCCGCCTCACCCGACTACACCTCCACCTACGAGCCGCCCGCACCCACCGAGTTGGCACCGCTGCGGGGCACGACGGTCGAGGCCGGGTCGCTGGCGCACGCATCCGTCGCCGCCAAGATCGACAATCACTGGGATGCGCGCCCGCAGTTGGGCCTGGAGCGCACCGACATCGTCTTCGAGGAGCTCGTCGAGGGTGGCATCACCCGTTATGTGGCGGTCTGGCACAGCGATATCCCGGAGGAGTTGGGCCCGATCCGCTCCATCCGGCCCATGGATCCGGACATCGCGTCGCCCTTCGGCGGCATCATCTTCTATGCGGGCGGGCAGCCGCAGTTCGTCAGCATGATGCGCAGCACACCCGTGTACAACGCCATCCACGGCCAGGGTGACACGGCCGCCTACATGTATCGGGCGGGCGACCGCAGCGCCCCGCACAATGTGATCGTGAAGGCGCGCGAATTCTTGGCCACCCAGCCTGACATCGCGGCGCCGAAGCAGCAGTTCGCCTATTCGCTGGATGCGGCCTCGTCGACGGCCGCGAAGGAGGGTTCCCCGACGGGCACGCTGCAGTTGGCCTTCTCGAACGGGTTCCGCCCCGCGTGGGGCTATGACGCGGCATCCGGTCGCTATCTGCGCTTTCAGGATGGCGCCCCCGATCTCGACTCCTCGGGTGCGCAGCTCTCGGCGACGAATGTGGTGACCGTTCGGGTTCCGATCACGCATGGCACCGGTGTTCCGAAGACCGAGTTGCTCGGAAGCGGCGAGGCGTGGGTGACGACGGGCGGCGGAACAGTGCACGGCAGCTGGCACAAGGCGGCAGCGACGGATGCCATAACGCTGCTGGGCGACGACGGTATCGTCCTGCGCCTGGGCGCCGGAAACACCTGGGTGGAGCTCGTGCCGCTCGAGGGCTCGGTCGAGATCATTCCGCCTGCGGCGTAG
- a CDS encoding LytR C-terminal domain-containing protein: MATPIKDRYDDIPAELLRVGAHRAPAQRWRGWIGFGWAALATVVLVVGGVFGLSLLVPDLEIKIPGIDTAVNDPGTADGGDSAPAVEADPVLDPTVAISVLNGTPTSGLATEVGDLLVSQGWEGAALGAGSRANAAADDVATTQVFYSDAAHEGAVRMIIQNLGIGEAVLSNDYPASPITVLLGADYVPPAG, encoded by the coding sequence ATGGCAACCCCGATCAAGGACCGCTACGACGACATCCCTGCCGAGTTGCTGCGCGTCGGCGCTCACCGCGCCCCGGCGCAACGGTGGCGCGGGTGGATCGGCTTCGGCTGGGCGGCGCTCGCCACCGTCGTGCTCGTCGTGGGCGGCGTGTTCGGGCTGTCGCTGCTCGTGCCCGATCTGGAGATCAAGATCCCGGGCATCGACACTGCGGTGAACGACCCGGGCACCGCGGATGGCGGCGACTCCGCTCCGGCGGTGGAGGCCGACCCGGTGCTCGACCCGACCGTCGCGATCTCCGTCCTGAACGGCACGCCGACGAGCGGCCTCGCCACCGAGGTGGGTGACCTGCTCGTGAGCCAGGGCTGGGAGGGTGCCGCTCTCGGCGCCGGCAGCCGGGCGAACGCCGCCGCCGATGACGTCGCGACCACCCAGGTGTTCTACAGCGATGCGGCCCATGAGGGGGCGGTGCGCATGATCATCCAGAATCTGGGCATCGGCGAGGCCGTGCTCTCCAATGACTACCCGGCGTCGCCCATCACGGTGCTGCTCGGTGCGGACTATGTGCCCCCAGCCGGCTGA
- a CDS encoding DUF3263 domain-containing protein has protein sequence MYETERADQGEGQELPERELMVLAFERRPWRHPGAKEEAIRVELGLSTARYYQVLNAAIDSPAALKYDPMLIRRLRRLRDGRRRGVSGGDPAGASPITARG, from the coding sequence ATGTACGAGACCGAGCGAGCCGATCAGGGCGAGGGCCAGGAGCTCCCCGAGCGGGAGCTCATGGTGCTGGCCTTCGAGCGTCGCCCGTGGCGGCATCCGGGTGCCAAGGAGGAGGCCATCCGTGTGGAGCTTGGCCTCAGCACGGCCCGCTACTATCAGGTGCTGAATGCGGCAATCGACTCGCCTGCCGCGCTCAAGTACGATCCGATGCTCATCAGGCGGCTTCGGCGGCTGCGTGACGGCCGTCGGCGCGGCGTGTCCGGGGGAGACCCGGCGGGGGCGTCGCCCATTACCGCTCGCGGCTGA
- a CDS encoding HtaA domain-containing protein: MNISFARPQPLRAALALLIALLVALGGTLVAAAPASAVESPVLTASTAPSDGGAVTVVGTGFDPAGVGVYVGLGSAGQTGFYTGSMLETVWVAADNAEGSSGMGRTAPLQADGSFSVTFTVPAPTEAAPAYAVYTSKAHGLGVSDPSQNSTTAIMFAAAPEPEPEPEPEPEAPAAPTVTVSKAAGLDAAGETITVTGTGFVADGTATNGARPPLADKFAGAYVVFGKFADAWKPSEGAASSARKVLDGQQKWVVMPEDVATIGGTGAGAVALNPDGSFSIELTVSATEANEALAGNYGIYSYAGSGAKVAAFETYTPLSFATATDAPSLTVSKVTGLNPAGETITVTGTNIVTGFVNTHVRPGVVNEAGIYAQIGYLDANWQPSEDAASASRSNAYSTWVKEEGAAPSYTVWSDNGDGTADFSWTVEVTKAKLDAVARAGATLAVFTSGAGGVVQAANELAVPIAFATAAPPVTPPVTPPVTPPVTPPTTPEVVVPTTAGSLTWGVKDSFRSYVTGSVAHGSISTTGARASGGAFVFGQAAGGSFTKDAGVGTANYSGSVRFTGHAGVLDLTFANPVVQVDSATSGTLYVSSNGSRIAIASLNLAAGSRSESGAAVTYSGVPATLTAQGTQAFALNGSPFYAAGTALDPLSFTIGAPGNTGGGTAVIASYVQQAVTQSATAQPAATPPATTGVIVDGGTDKVKEGGKITITADGFQPGETGILVVIYSEPTVLDRNATADSTGRVSWTGTLPAGLTGQHTLTLQGSVDRGVVIDIPASTKLTSLASCAVTDAKLVWGFKEAFRSYISGTIANGEWIVSDGAAYETPDFSWSDGVGGYDSATGEGDIAFAGAIRFTGHGGILDTTVANPRLEIIDADTAYVLLDVTGTTQEGEEIKQTGVRFVELDLSAATDNSTDALLSIQDAPATLTELGSAAFGTYEVGTEFDPVTFTATLDPECAVAATTSVSDEKPQATVTPISAGPDLGWLLWAGLALLVLLIAAAVVIIVRRRATQG; encoded by the coding sequence GTGAATATCTCGTTCGCGCGCCCGCAGCCCCTGCGCGCCGCACTCGCCCTGCTCATTGCTCTGCTCGTCGCCCTCGGCGGCACACTCGTTGCAGCCGCCCCGGCGAGTGCGGTGGAAAGTCCGGTGCTGACTGCCTCAACTGCTCCCAGCGATGGTGGTGCGGTGACGGTTGTCGGAACAGGGTTCGATCCTGCCGGGGTCGGAGTGTATGTCGGGCTCGGCTCGGCCGGGCAGACCGGTTTCTACACGGGCTCGATGCTCGAGACCGTCTGGGTGGCCGCCGACAACGCGGAGGGCTCATCTGGGATGGGGCGTACTGCGCCGCTTCAGGCGGATGGCTCCTTCTCCGTGACGTTCACCGTGCCTGCGCCCACTGAGGCCGCGCCGGCGTACGCCGTCTACACGTCAAAGGCACATGGTCTGGGGGTGTCTGACCCGTCGCAGAATTCCACCACGGCGATCATGTTCGCCGCGGCTCCCGAGCCCGAGCCGGAGCCTGAGCCTGAGCCGGAGGCGCCGGCAGCCCCGACGGTGACGGTGTCGAAGGCGGCCGGTCTGGATGCTGCGGGTGAGACGATCACGGTGACCGGTACCGGTTTCGTTGCGGATGGCACGGCGACGAACGGTGCCCGCCCGCCGCTGGCCGACAAATTCGCGGGCGCCTATGTGGTGTTCGGCAAGTTCGCCGATGCCTGGAAGCCGAGTGAGGGTGCCGCGTCCTCGGCGCGCAAGGTGCTCGATGGCCAGCAGAAGTGGGTTGTCATGCCGGAGGATGTCGCAACGATCGGCGGCACGGGTGCCGGTGCTGTCGCACTGAACCCCGATGGTTCCTTCTCGATCGAGCTGACCGTCTCCGCTACGGAGGCGAATGAGGCGCTTGCCGGCAACTACGGCATCTACAGCTATGCCGGTAGCGGCGCCAAGGTCGCGGCATTCGAGACCTACACCCCGCTGTCGTTCGCGACGGCGACGGATGCCCCGAGCCTGACGGTCTCGAAGGTCACCGGTCTGAATCCGGCCGGTGAGACGATCACCGTCACCGGCACCAACATCGTGACCGGGTTCGTGAACACGCATGTGCGCCCGGGTGTGGTCAACGAGGCCGGCATCTACGCACAGATCGGCTACCTCGACGCGAACTGGCAGCCGAGTGAGGACGCGGCATCCGCATCCCGTTCGAATGCCTACTCGACGTGGGTGAAGGAGGAGGGCGCGGCGCCCAGCTACACGGTGTGGAGCGACAACGGCGACGGCACGGCCGACTTCAGCTGGACGGTCGAGGTGACGAAGGCGAAGCTTGACGCCGTCGCCCGCGCAGGTGCGACGCTCGCCGTGTTCACCTCCGGTGCGGGAGGTGTCGTGCAGGCGGCGAACGAGCTCGCCGTGCCGATCGCGTTCGCGACGGCAGCCCCGCCCGTCACCCCGCCCGTGACGCCACCGGTCACACCGCCTGTGACTCCGCCGACGACGCCTGAGGTTGTCGTTCCGACGACGGCCGGTTCGCTCACCTGGGGTGTCAAGGACTCGTTCCGCAGCTACGTGACCGGCTCCGTCGCCCACGGCAGCATCAGCACGACCGGCGCACGAGCATCCGGAGGCGCTTTCGTCTTCGGCCAGGCCGCAGGGGGTAGCTTCACCAAGGATGCCGGGGTCGGCACCGCGAACTACTCCGGCTCGGTGCGCTTTACCGGTCACGCCGGGGTGCTCGACCTGACATTCGCTAACCCCGTCGTGCAGGTCGACTCCGCCACCAGTGGCACCCTCTACGTCAGCAGCAACGGGAGCCGCATCGCAATCGCCAGCCTCAACCTTGCGGCAGGGAGCCGCAGCGAGAGCGGCGCCGCAGTGACCTACTCAGGCGTTCCGGCGACACTGACCGCGCAGGGCACTCAGGCGTTCGCCCTCAACGGCAGCCCCTTCTATGCCGCAGGCACAGCACTCGACCCGCTCAGCTTCACCATCGGAGCGCCCGGCAACACCGGCGGTGGTACCGCCGTGATCGCCTCCTACGTGCAGCAGGCGGTGACACAGTCCGCGACTGCACAGCCGGCCGCGACACCGCCCGCAACAACAGGCGTTATCGTCGACGGCGGCACCGACAAGGTCAAGGAGGGTGGCAAGATCACCATCACCGCCGACGGCTTCCAGCCGGGCGAGACGGGCATCCTTGTCGTCATCTACTCCGAGCCCACAGTGCTTGACCGCAACGCCACAGCAGACAGCACGGGGCGTGTGAGCTGGACGGGCACCCTGCCCGCCGGACTCACCGGCCAGCACACGCTCACCCTGCAGGGTTCCGTCGACCGCGGCGTCGTCATCGACATCCCCGCATCCACGAAGCTCACCTCTCTCGCGAGCTGTGCGGTGACGGATGCGAAGCTCGTTTGGGGTTTCAAGGAGGCCTTCCGCTCGTACATCAGCGGAACCATTGCCAACGGCGAATGGATCGTCAGCGATGGTGCAGCCTACGAGACGCCCGACTTCAGCTGGAGTGATGGCGTCGGCGGCTACGACAGCGCTACCGGAGAAGGCGACATCGCATTCGCCGGAGCCATCCGATTCACCGGCCACGGCGGCATCCTCGACACCACTGTCGCCAACCCGCGGCTCGAGATCATCGACGCAGACACCGCCTACGTGCTGCTCGATGTGACCGGCACCACGCAGGAGGGCGAAGAGATCAAGCAGACGGGGGTGCGTTTCGTCGAGCTTGACCTCAGCGCCGCAACCGACAACAGCACTGACGCGCTGCTGAGCATTCAGGATGCCCCGGCCACGCTCACCGAGCTGGGCTCAGCCGCGTTCGGCACCTACGAGGTCGGAACCGAATTTGACCCGGTCACATTCACGGCCACCCTCGACCCCGAGTGTGCGGTCGCGGCCACGACCAGCGTGAGCGACGAAAAGCCGCAGGCGACCGTCACGCCCATCTCCGCCGGCCCCGACCTCGGCTGGCTGCTCTGGGCCGGACTCGCGCTGCTGGTGCTGCTGATCGCCGCAGCCGTCGTGATCATCGTCCGTCGCCGCGCCACCCAGGGCTGA